One segment of Pan paniscus chromosome 20, NHGRI_mPanPan1-v2.0_pri, whole genome shotgun sequence DNA contains the following:
- the ARHGAP33 gene encoding rho GTPase-activating protein 33 isoform X7 → MLVPLLLQYLETLSGLVDSNLNCGPVLTWMELDNHGRRLLLSEEASLNIPAVAAAHVIKRYTAQAPDELSFEVGDIVSVIDMPPTEDRSWWRGKRGFQVGFFPSECVELFTERPGPGLKADADGPPCGIPAPQGISSLTSAVPRPRGKLAGLLRTFMRSRPSRQRLRQRGILRQRVFGCDLGEHLSNSGQDVPQVLRCCSEFIEAHGVVDGIYRLSGVSSNIQRLRHEFDSERIPELSGPAFLQDIHSVSSLCKLYFRELPNPLLTYQLYGKFSEAMSVPGEEERLVRVHDVIQQLPPPHYRTLEYLLRHLARMARHSANTSMHAHNLAIVWAPNLLRSMELESVGMGGAAAFREVRVQSVVVEFLLTHVDVLFSDTFTSAGLDPAGRCLLPRPKSLAGSCPSTRLLTLEEAQARTQGRLGTPTEPTTPKAPASPAERRKGERGEKQRKPGGSSWKTFFALGRGPSVPRKKPLPWLGGTRAPPQPSGSRPDTVTLRSAKSEESLSSQASGAGLQRLHRLRRPHSSSDAFPVGPAPAGSCESLSSSSSSESSSSESSSSSSESSAAGLGALSGSPSHRTSAWLDDGDELDFSPPRCLEGLRGLDFDPLTFRCSSPTPGDPAPPASPAPPAPASAFPPRVTPQAISPRGPTSPASPAALDISEPLAVSVPPAVLELLGAGGAPASATPTPALSPGRSLRPHLIPLLLRGAEAPLTDACQQEMCSKLRGAQGPLGPDMESPLPPPPLSLLRPGGAPPPPPKNPARLMALALAERAQQVAEQQSQQECGGTPPAPQSPFHRSLSLEVGEEPLGTSGSGPPPNSLAHPGAWVPGPPPYLPRQQSDGSLLRSQRPMGTSRRGLRGPAQVPTPGFFSPAPRECLPPFLGVPKPGLYPLGPPSFQPSSPAPVWRSSLGPPAPLDRGENLYYEIGASEGSPYSGPTRSWSPFRSMPPDRLNASYGMLGQSPPLHRSPDFLLSYPPAPSCFPPDHLGYSAPQHPARRPTPPEPLYVNLALGPRGPSPASSSSSSPPAHPRSRSDPGPPVPRLPQKQRAPWGPCTPHRVPGPWGPPEPLLLYRAAPPAYGRGGELHRGSLYRNGGQRGEGAGPPPPYPTPSWSLHSEGQTRSYC, encoded by the exons ATGCTGGTGCCACTGCTGCTGCAGTACCTGGAGACACTGTCAGGACTGGTGGACAGTAACCTCAACTGCGGGCCTGTGCTCACCTGGATGGAG CTGGACAATCACGGCCGGCGACTGCTCCTCAGTGAGGAGGCGTCACTCAATATCCCTGCAGTGGCGGCCGCCCATGTGATCAAACGGTATACAGCCCAGGCGCCAGATGAGCTGTCCTTTGAG GTGGGAGACATTGTCTCGGTGATCGACATGCCACCCACAGAGGATCGGAGCTGGTGGCGGGGCAAGCGAGGCTTCCAG GTCGGGTTCTTCCCCAGTGAGTGTGTGGAACTCTTCACAGAGCGGCCAGGTCCGGGCCTGAAGGCGG ATGCTGATGGCCCCCCATGTGGCATCCCGGCTCCCCAGGGTATCTCGtctctgacctcag CTGTGCCACGGCCTCGTGGGAAGCTGGCCGGCCTGCTCCGCACCTTCATGCGCTCCCGCCCTTCTCGGCAGCGGCTGCGGCAGCGGGGAATCCTGCGACAGAGGGTGTTTGGCTGCGATCTTGGCGAGCACCTCAGCAACTCAGGCCAGGATG TGCCCCAGGTGCTGCGCTGCTGCTCCGAGTTCATTGAGGCCCACGGGGTGGTGGATGGGATCTACCGGCTCTCAGGCGTGTCTTCCAACATCCAGAGGCTTCG GCACGAGTTTGACAGTGAGAGGATCCCGGAGCTGTCTGGCCCTGCCTTCCTGCAGGACATCCACAGCGTGTCCTCCCTCTGCAAGCTCTACTTCCGAGAGCTTCCGAACCCTCTGCTCACCTACCAGCTCTATGGGAAGTTCAGT GAGGCCATGTCAGTGCCTGGGGAGGAGGAGCGTCTGGTGCGGGTGCACGATGTCATCCAGCAGCTGCCCCCGCCACATTACAG GACCCTGGAGTACCTGCTGAGGCACCTGGCCCGCATGGCGAGACACAGTGCCAACACCAGCATGCATGCCCACAACCTGGCCATTGTCTGGGCACCCAACCTGCTACG GTCCATGGAGCTGGAGTCAGTGGGAATGGGTGGCGCGGCGGCGTTCCGGGAAGTTCGGGTGCAGTCGGTGGTGGTGGAGTTTCTGCTCACCCATGTGGACGTCCTGTTCAGCGACACCTTCACCTCCGCCGGCCTCGACCCTGCAG GCCGCTGCCTGCTCCCCAGGCCCAAGTCCCTTGCGGGCAGCTGCCCCTCCACCCGCCTGCTGACGCTGGAGGAAGCCCAGGCACGCACCCAGGGCCGGCTGGGGACGCCCACGGAGCCCACAACTCCCAAGGCCCCGGCCTCACCTGCGGAAAG gaggaaaggggagagaggggagaagcaGCGGAAGCCAGGGGGCAGCAGCTGGAAGACGTTCTTTGCACTGGGCCGGGGCCCCAGTGTCCCTCGAAAGAAGCCCCTGCCCTGGCTGGGGGGCACCCGTGCCCCACCGCAGCCTTCAG GCAGCAGACCCGACACTGTCACACTGAGATCTGCCAAGAGCGAGGAGTCTCTGTCATCGCAGGCCAGCGGGGCTG GCCTCCAGAGGCTGCACAGGCTGCGGCGACCCCACTCCAGCAGCGACGCTTTCCCTGTGGGCCCAGCACCTGCTGGCTCCTGCGAGAGCCtgtcctcgtcctcctcctccgaGTCCTCCTCCTCTGAGTCCTCCTCTTCATCCTCTGAGTCCTCAGCAGCTGGGCTGGGGGCACTCTCTGGGTCTCCCTCACACCGTACCTCAGCCTGGCTAGATGATGGTGATGAGCTGGACTTCAGCCCACCCCGCTGCCTGGAGGGACTCCGGGGGCTGGACTTTGATCCCTTAACCTTCCGCTGCAGCAGCCCCACCCCAGGGGATCCCGCACCTCCCGCCAGCCCAGCACCCCCcgcccctgcctctgccttcccacCCAGGGTGACCCCCCAGGCCATCTCGCCCCGGGGGCCCACCAGCCCCGCCTCGCCTGCTGCCCTAGACATCTCAGAGCCCCTGGCTGTATCAGTGCCACCCGCTGTCCTAGaactgctgggggctgggggagcacctgcctcagccaccccaacACCAGCTCTCAGCCCCGGCCGGAGCCTGCGCCCCCATCTCATACCCCTGCTGCTGCGTGGAGCCGAGGCCCCGCTGACTGACGCCTGCCAGCAGGAGATGTGCAGCAAGCTCCGGGGAGCCCAGGGCCCACTTG GTCCTGATATGGAGTCACCACTGCCACCCCCTCCCCTGTCTCTCCTGCGCCCTGGGGgtgccccacccccgccccctaAGAACCCAGCACGCctcatggccctggccctggctgaGCGGGCTCAGCAGGTGGCCGAGCAACAGAGCCAGCAGGAGTGTGGGGGCACCCCACCTGCTCCCCAATCCCCCTTCCACCGCTCGCTGTCTCTGGAGGTGGGCGAGGAGCCCCTGGGGACCTCAGGGAGTGGGCCACCTCCCAACTCCCTAGCCCACCCGGGTGCCTGGGTCCCGGGACCCCCACCCTACTTACCAAGGCAACAAAGTGATGGAAGCCTGCTGAGGAGCCAGCGGCCCATGGGGACCTCAAGGAGGGGACTCCGAGGCCCTGCCCAG GTTCCTACCCCCGGCTtcttctccccagcccccagggaGTGCCTGCCACCCTTCCTCGGGGTCCCCAAGCCAGGCTTGTACCCCCTGGGCCCCCCATCCTTCCAGCCCAGTTCCCCAGCCCCAGTCTGGAGGAGCTCCCTGGGCCCCCCTGCACCACTCGACAGGGGAGAGAACCTGTACTATGAGATCGGGGCAAGTGAGGGGTCCCCCTATTCTGGCCCCACCCGCTCCTGGAGTCCCTTTCGCTCCATGCCCCCCGACAGGCTCAATGCCTCCTACGGCATGCTTGGCCAATCACCCCCACTCCACAGGTCCCCCGACTTCCTGCTCAGCTACCCGCCAGCCCCCTCCTGCTTTCCCCCTGACCACCTTGGCTACTCAGCCCCCCAGCACCCTGCTCGGCGCCCCACACCGCCTGAGCCCCTCTACGTCAACCTAGCTCTAGGGCCCAGGGGTCCCtcacctgcctcttcctcctcctcttcccctcctgccCACCCCCGAAGCCGTTCAGATCCAGGTCCCCCAGTCCCCCGCCTTCCCCAGAAACAACGGGCACCCTGGGGGCCCTGTACCCCTCATAGGGTGCCGGGTCCCTGGGGCCCTCCTGAGCCTCTCCTGCTCTACAGGGCAGCCCCGCCAGCCTACGGAAGGGGGGGCGAGCTCCACCGAGGGTCCTTGTACAGAAATGGAGGGCAAAGAGGGGAGGGGGCTGGTCCCCCACCCCCTTACCCCACTCCCAGCTGGTCCCTCCACTCTGAGGGCCAGACCCGAAGCTACTGCTGA
- the ARHGAP33 gene encoding rho GTPase-activating protein 33 isoform X5, translating into MLVPLLLQYLETLSGLVDSNLNCGPVLTWMELDNHGRRLLLSEEASLNIPAVAAAHVIKRYTAQAPDELSFEVGDIVSVIDMPPTEDRSWWRGKRGFQVGFFPSECVELFTERPGPGLKAADADGPPCGIPAPQGISSLTSAVPRPRGKLAGLLRTFMRSRPSRQRLRQRGILRQRVFGCDLGEHLSNSGQDVPQVLRCCSEFIEAHGVVDGIYRLSGVSSNIQRLRHEFDSERIPELSGPAFLQDIHSVSSLCKLYFRELPNPLLTYQLYGKFSEAMSVPGEEERLVRVHDVIQQLPPPHYRTLEYLLRHLARMARHSANTSMHAHNLAIVWAPNLLRSMELESVGMGGAAAFREVRVQSVVVEFLLTHVDVLFSDTFTSAGLDPAGRCLLPRPKSLAGSCPSTRLLTLEEAQARTQGRLGTPTEPTTPKAPASPAERRKGERGEKQRKPGGSSWKTFFALGRGPSVPRKKPLPWLGGTRAPPQPSGSRPDTVTLRSAKSEESLSSQASGAGLQRLHRLRRPHSSSDAFPVGPAPAGSCESLSSSSSSESSSSESSSSSSESSAAGLGALSGSPSHRTSAWLDDGDELDFSPPRCLEGLRGLDFDPLTFRCSSPTPGDPAPPASPAPPAPASAFPPRVTPQAISPRGPTSPASPAALDISEPLAVSVPPAVLELLGAGGAPASATPTPALSPGRSLRPHLIPLLLRGAEAPLTDACQQEMCSKLRGAQGPLGPDMESPLPPPPLSLLRPGGAPPPPPKNPARLMALALAERAQQVAEQQSQQECGGTPPAPQSPFHRSLSLEVGEEPLGTSGSGPPPNSLAHPGAWVPGPPPYLPRQQSDGSLLRSQRPMGTSRRGLRGPAQVSAQLRAGGGGRDAPEAAAQSPCSVPSQVPTPGFFSPAPRECLPPFLGVPKPGLYPLGPPSFQPSSPAPVWRSSLGPPAPLDRGENLYYEIGASEGSPYSGPTRSWSPFRSMPPDRLNASYGMLGQSPPLHRSPDFLLSYPPAPSCFPPDHLGYSAPQHPARRPTPPEPLYVNLALGPRGPSPASSSSSSPPAHPRSRSDPGPPVPRLPQKQRAPWGPCTPHRVPGPWGPPEPLLLYRAAPPAYGRGGELHRGSLYRNGGQRGEGAGPPPPYPTPSWSLHSEGQTRSYC; encoded by the exons ATGCTGGTGCCACTGCTGCTGCAGTACCTGGAGACACTGTCAGGACTGGTGGACAGTAACCTCAACTGCGGGCCTGTGCTCACCTGGATGGAG CTGGACAATCACGGCCGGCGACTGCTCCTCAGTGAGGAGGCGTCACTCAATATCCCTGCAGTGGCGGCCGCCCATGTGATCAAACGGTATACAGCCCAGGCGCCAGATGAGCTGTCCTTTGAG GTGGGAGACATTGTCTCGGTGATCGACATGCCACCCACAGAGGATCGGAGCTGGTGGCGGGGCAAGCGAGGCTTCCAG GTCGGGTTCTTCCCCAGTGAGTGTGTGGAACTCTTCACAGAGCGGCCAGGTCCGGGCCTGAAGGCGG CAGATGCTGATGGCCCCCCATGTGGCATCCCGGCTCCCCAGGGTATCTCGtctctgacctcag CTGTGCCACGGCCTCGTGGGAAGCTGGCCGGCCTGCTCCGCACCTTCATGCGCTCCCGCCCTTCTCGGCAGCGGCTGCGGCAGCGGGGAATCCTGCGACAGAGGGTGTTTGGCTGCGATCTTGGCGAGCACCTCAGCAACTCAGGCCAGGATG TGCCCCAGGTGCTGCGCTGCTGCTCCGAGTTCATTGAGGCCCACGGGGTGGTGGATGGGATCTACCGGCTCTCAGGCGTGTCTTCCAACATCCAGAGGCTTCG GCACGAGTTTGACAGTGAGAGGATCCCGGAGCTGTCTGGCCCTGCCTTCCTGCAGGACATCCACAGCGTGTCCTCCCTCTGCAAGCTCTACTTCCGAGAGCTTCCGAACCCTCTGCTCACCTACCAGCTCTATGGGAAGTTCAGT GAGGCCATGTCAGTGCCTGGGGAGGAGGAGCGTCTGGTGCGGGTGCACGATGTCATCCAGCAGCTGCCCCCGCCACATTACAG GACCCTGGAGTACCTGCTGAGGCACCTGGCCCGCATGGCGAGACACAGTGCCAACACCAGCATGCATGCCCACAACCTGGCCATTGTCTGGGCACCCAACCTGCTACG GTCCATGGAGCTGGAGTCAGTGGGAATGGGTGGCGCGGCGGCGTTCCGGGAAGTTCGGGTGCAGTCGGTGGTGGTGGAGTTTCTGCTCACCCATGTGGACGTCCTGTTCAGCGACACCTTCACCTCCGCCGGCCTCGACCCTGCAG GCCGCTGCCTGCTCCCCAGGCCCAAGTCCCTTGCGGGCAGCTGCCCCTCCACCCGCCTGCTGACGCTGGAGGAAGCCCAGGCACGCACCCAGGGCCGGCTGGGGACGCCCACGGAGCCCACAACTCCCAAGGCCCCGGCCTCACCTGCGGAAAG gaggaaaggggagagaggggagaagcaGCGGAAGCCAGGGGGCAGCAGCTGGAAGACGTTCTTTGCACTGGGCCGGGGCCCCAGTGTCCCTCGAAAGAAGCCCCTGCCCTGGCTGGGGGGCACCCGTGCCCCACCGCAGCCTTCAG GCAGCAGACCCGACACTGTCACACTGAGATCTGCCAAGAGCGAGGAGTCTCTGTCATCGCAGGCCAGCGGGGCTG GCCTCCAGAGGCTGCACAGGCTGCGGCGACCCCACTCCAGCAGCGACGCTTTCCCTGTGGGCCCAGCACCTGCTGGCTCCTGCGAGAGCCtgtcctcgtcctcctcctccgaGTCCTCCTCCTCTGAGTCCTCCTCTTCATCCTCTGAGTCCTCAGCAGCTGGGCTGGGGGCACTCTCTGGGTCTCCCTCACACCGTACCTCAGCCTGGCTAGATGATGGTGATGAGCTGGACTTCAGCCCACCCCGCTGCCTGGAGGGACTCCGGGGGCTGGACTTTGATCCCTTAACCTTCCGCTGCAGCAGCCCCACCCCAGGGGATCCCGCACCTCCCGCCAGCCCAGCACCCCCcgcccctgcctctgccttcccacCCAGGGTGACCCCCCAGGCCATCTCGCCCCGGGGGCCCACCAGCCCCGCCTCGCCTGCTGCCCTAGACATCTCAGAGCCCCTGGCTGTATCAGTGCCACCCGCTGTCCTAGaactgctgggggctgggggagcacctgcctcagccaccccaacACCAGCTCTCAGCCCCGGCCGGAGCCTGCGCCCCCATCTCATACCCCTGCTGCTGCGTGGAGCCGAGGCCCCGCTGACTGACGCCTGCCAGCAGGAGATGTGCAGCAAGCTCCGGGGAGCCCAGGGCCCACTTG GTCCTGATATGGAGTCACCACTGCCACCCCCTCCCCTGTCTCTCCTGCGCCCTGGGGgtgccccacccccgccccctaAGAACCCAGCACGCctcatggccctggccctggctgaGCGGGCTCAGCAGGTGGCCGAGCAACAGAGCCAGCAGGAGTGTGGGGGCACCCCACCTGCTCCCCAATCCCCCTTCCACCGCTCGCTGTCTCTGGAGGTGGGCGAGGAGCCCCTGGGGACCTCAGGGAGTGGGCCACCTCCCAACTCCCTAGCCCACCCGGGTGCCTGGGTCCCGGGACCCCCACCCTACTTACCAAGGCAACAAAGTGATGGAAGCCTGCTGAGGAGCCAGCGGCCCATGGGGACCTCAAGGAGGGGACTCCGAGGCCCTGCCCAGGTCAGTGCCCAGCTCAGGGCAGGTGGCGGGGGCAGGGATGCGCCAGAGGCAGCAGCCCAGTCCCCATGTTCTGTCCCCTCACAGGTTCCTACCCCCGGCTtcttctccccagcccccagggaGTGCCTGCCACCCTTCCTCGGGGTCCCCAAGCCAGGCTTGTACCCCCTGGGCCCCCCATCCTTCCAGCCCAGTTCCCCAGCCCCAGTCTGGAGGAGCTCCCTGGGCCCCCCTGCACCACTCGACAGGGGAGAGAACCTGTACTATGAGATCGGGGCAAGTGAGGGGTCCCCCTATTCTGGCCCCACCCGCTCCTGGAGTCCCTTTCGCTCCATGCCCCCCGACAGGCTCAATGCCTCCTACGGCATGCTTGGCCAATCACCCCCACTCCACAGGTCCCCCGACTTCCTGCTCAGCTACCCGCCAGCCCCCTCCTGCTTTCCCCCTGACCACCTTGGCTACTCAGCCCCCCAGCACCCTGCTCGGCGCCCCACACCGCCTGAGCCCCTCTACGTCAACCTAGCTCTAGGGCCCAGGGGTCCCtcacctgcctcttcctcctcctcttcccctcctgccCACCCCCGAAGCCGTTCAGATCCAGGTCCCCCAGTCCCCCGCCTTCCCCAGAAACAACGGGCACCCTGGGGGCCCTGTACCCCTCATAGGGTGCCGGGTCCCTGGGGCCCTCCTGAGCCTCTCCTGCTCTACAGGGCAGCCCCGCCAGCCTACGGAAGGGGGGGCGAGCTCCACCGAGGGTCCTTGTACAGAAATGGAGGGCAAAGAGGGGAGGGGGCTGGTCCCCCACCCCCTTACCCCACTCCCAGCTGGTCCCTCCACTCTGAGGGCCAGACCCGAAGCTACTGCTGA